The following are encoded in a window of Amycolatopsis lexingtonensis genomic DNA:
- a CDS encoding glycosyltransferase — protein MGKGTSGERLIEWTGERCVPWTDDLQVIYEHYHRYAFASRFTAGKRVLDLASGEGYGAALVAGSAAEVVGLEIDPRTVEHARARYPHVRFEVGSITDPAALDGEVFDVITCFEAIEHVDEQDRLMALVRNRLAPGGVFLCSTPDIEVYSHDHGNENPYHVHELTESAFRSLLAGSFEHVVVLRQNVAVGSLIHDNGAGAGAEVFALQPDDADGWVIEPGAPHTYFVSVASAEPLDVPSTSALIDPKLTLVARAAAEAGRLRDGLGRAEAERDQATASVARLTGELAEVTAAEQRASRERDEALRQAERAREDRQRAADELNRLQRKAGYDRERLEWLASNNTGLSETIGRLAAENEKLRAETSALVQRAIGKYRGTIEKYAPRGTRRRDFYETALGRPAGVLPGEPAGVPGPVAVTTSDQPIVSVVIPVYGNWNYTRGCLDSIQRHLPATPFEVIVVDDKSPDDSADRVAGCAGVRLVRAPKNLGFVGACNLGAENARGDFIFFLNNDTEVKAGWLDELVAVVETRPDVGLVGSKLVYPDGRLQECGGIIWADGTGWNYGRLQNPDAPWYQALRDVDYCSGAALLVRRELFERIGGFDQRFAPAYYEDTDLAFAVRAAGYRTMVQPASVVVHHEGITNGTDVSSGVKRHQELNRGVFVDKWSVQLRDHFPEASPRAVWAGRQRTKDGHRGGTVLVADHQVPMPDKDSGSVRMFRILELLVGLGQRVVFMPLNNALPEPYADALYRAGVTVVAGLGEQLEFLRDAGADLSLAVLSRPHVAWQLLEQVREHAPDCVIAYDTVDLHFVRLNRQADLAAQLGETREELTLRRRAEVLRESELGLTRATDVTFVVSDVERALLRELVPSARVEVLSNVHHADGSVAVPEGRSGVLFVGSFDHLPNRDAARWLAEEIMPLVRRRRPDAVAQIVGSNPPQEMFDLERDGVVVRGWVPNLDSAYGEARVVVAPLRFGAGVKGKLGESLGYGVPVVATPLAAEGMHLTHGQDVLVGASAEELADEIVTLLEDDKLWQRLSEEGKTVVDRLFGADVARRTLTGVLERRG, from the coding sequence ATGGGCAAGGGGACGAGCGGTGAGCGCCTGATCGAGTGGACCGGCGAGCGGTGCGTGCCGTGGACCGACGACCTCCAGGTGATCTACGAGCACTACCACCGCTACGCGTTCGCGAGCCGGTTCACCGCCGGCAAGCGCGTCCTCGACCTGGCCAGCGGCGAAGGCTACGGCGCCGCGCTGGTCGCCGGGTCGGCCGCCGAGGTCGTCGGGCTCGAGATCGACCCGCGGACCGTCGAGCACGCCAGGGCCCGCTACCCGCACGTCCGGTTCGAGGTCGGGTCGATCACCGACCCGGCCGCGCTCGACGGCGAGGTCTTCGACGTCATCACGTGCTTCGAGGCGATCGAGCACGTCGACGAGCAGGACCGGCTGATGGCGCTGGTCCGCAACCGGCTCGCGCCGGGCGGGGTGTTCCTCTGCAGCACCCCGGACATCGAGGTCTACTCGCACGACCACGGCAACGAGAACCCGTACCACGTGCACGAGCTGACCGAGTCGGCGTTCCGCTCGCTGCTGGCCGGCAGCTTCGAGCACGTCGTCGTGCTGCGGCAGAACGTCGCCGTCGGGTCGCTGATCCACGACAACGGCGCGGGTGCCGGCGCGGAGGTCTTCGCGCTCCAGCCCGACGACGCCGACGGCTGGGTCATCGAACCGGGCGCGCCCCACACGTACTTCGTCTCCGTCGCGTCGGCCGAGCCGCTCGACGTGCCCTCGACGTCGGCGCTGATCGACCCGAAGCTCACCCTCGTCGCGCGGGCCGCCGCCGAAGCGGGCCGCCTGCGTGACGGGCTGGGCCGCGCGGAAGCCGAGCGCGACCAGGCGACGGCGTCCGTCGCCCGGCTCACCGGAGAGCTGGCCGAGGTGACCGCGGCCGAGCAGCGAGCTTCGCGTGAGCGCGACGAGGCGCTCCGGCAGGCCGAGCGCGCCCGCGAGGACCGGCAGCGCGCCGCCGACGAGCTGAACCGCCTGCAGCGCAAGGCGGGTTACGACCGAGAACGCCTGGAGTGGCTCGCCAGCAACAACACCGGCCTGAGCGAGACCATCGGCAGGCTCGCCGCGGAGAACGAGAAGCTGCGCGCCGAGACGTCCGCGCTCGTCCAGCGCGCGATCGGGAAGTACCGCGGCACGATCGAGAAGTACGCGCCCCGCGGCACCCGCCGCCGCGACTTCTACGAGACGGCGCTCGGCCGCCCGGCCGGGGTGCTGCCCGGCGAGCCCGCCGGCGTCCCGGGTCCGGTCGCGGTGACCACCAGCGACCAGCCGATCGTCAGCGTCGTCATCCCGGTCTACGGCAACTGGAACTACACCCGCGGCTGCCTCGACTCGATCCAGCGGCACCTGCCCGCGACGCCGTTCGAGGTGATCGTCGTCGACGACAAGTCGCCGGACGACTCCGCCGACCGCGTCGCCGGCTGCGCGGGGGTCCGCCTGGTCCGCGCGCCGAAGAACCTGGGCTTCGTCGGCGCCTGCAACCTGGGCGCGGAGAACGCGCGCGGCGACTTCATCTTCTTCCTCAACAACGACACCGAGGTCAAGGCGGGCTGGCTGGACGAACTGGTCGCCGTCGTCGAGACGCGGCCGGACGTCGGGCTCGTCGGGTCCAAGCTGGTCTACCCGGACGGCCGCCTGCAGGAGTGCGGCGGCATCATCTGGGCCGACGGCACCGGCTGGAACTACGGCAGGCTGCAGAACCCGGACGCCCCCTGGTACCAGGCACTGCGCGACGTCGACTACTGCTCGGGCGCGGCGCTGCTCGTCCGCCGCGAGCTGTTCGAGCGCATCGGCGGCTTCGACCAGCGCTTCGCGCCCGCGTACTACGAAGACACCGACCTCGCGTTCGCCGTGCGGGCGGCCGGGTACCGGACGATGGTCCAGCCCGCGTCGGTCGTCGTGCACCACGAAGGCATCACCAACGGCACGGACGTCTCCTCCGGCGTGAAGCGCCACCAGGAGCTCAACCGCGGCGTCTTCGTCGACAAGTGGAGCGTCCAGCTGCGCGACCACTTCCCCGAGGCGAGCCCGCGCGCGGTCTGGGCCGGGCGGCAGCGCACGAAGGACGGCCACCGCGGCGGCACCGTGCTGGTCGCCGACCACCAGGTGCCGATGCCGGACAAGGATTCCGGCTCGGTCCGGATGTTCCGCATCCTCGAACTGCTCGTCGGCCTCGGCCAGCGTGTCGTGTTCATGCCGCTGAACAACGCGCTGCCGGAGCCGTACGCCGACGCGCTGTACCGCGCGGGCGTCACGGTGGTGGCCGGGCTCGGCGAACAGCTCGAGTTCCTGCGCGACGCCGGGGCCGACCTGAGCCTGGCCGTGCTGTCCCGCCCGCACGTGGCCTGGCAGCTGCTGGAGCAGGTCCGCGAGCACGCGCCCGACTGCGTCATCGCCTACGACACGGTCGACCTGCACTTCGTCCGGCTCAACCGGCAGGCCGACCTGGCCGCGCAGCTCGGCGAAACGCGCGAAGAGCTCACGCTGCGGCGACGCGCCGAAGTGCTGCGGGAGTCCGAACTCGGCCTCACCCGCGCCACCGACGTCACCTTCGTCGTGTCCGATGTGGAGCGTGCGCTGCTGCGCGAGCTGGTGCCGTCGGCGCGCGTCGAGGTGCTGTCCAACGTGCACCACGCCGACGGCTCGGTCGCGGTCCCCGAAGGCCGCTCCGGCGTGCTGTTCGTCGGCAGCTTCGACCACCTGCCCAACCGGGACGCGGCGCGCTGGCTGGCGGAGGAGATCATGCCGCTCGTGCGCCGCCGCCGTCCGGACGCGGTCGCGCAGATCGTCGGCAGCAACCCGCCGCAGGAGATGTTCGACCTGGAGCGCGACGGCGTCGTCGTCCGCGGCTGGGTCCCGAACCTCGACAGCGCTTACGGCGAGGCGCGGGTCGTCGTCGCGCCGCTGCGCTTCGGCGCCGGGGTGAAGGGGAAGCTGGGCGAGAGCCTCGGCTACGGCGTGCCCGTGGTCGCGACCCCGCTGGCCGCCGAGGGCATGCACCTGACGCACGGCCAGGACGTCCTCGTCGGCGCTTCGGCAGAGGAGCTCGCCGACGAGATCGTCACGCTGCTCGAGGACGACAAGCTGTGGCAGCGGCTGTCCGAAGAGGGCAAGACGGTGGTGGACCGCCTGTTCGGCGCCGACGTCGCCCGCCGCACGCTCACCGGGGTGCTCGAGCGGCGCGGCTGA
- a CDS encoding SAM-dependent methyltransferase produces MNGGRGPGYEARLARERETFAGQEEIHGNLPPSAHRWSNRHVRPKLEALGVPGLDELIVGQIAERAKALSRDAVVLSLGSGNGDQELGWLRGLTAAGLDNVRLRLLELNPEMQARAEASAREQGVADRVELITADFNTWRADAEHDVVVGFQALHHVLDLEHLYGQIKHSLTADGVLVVHDMIGRNGHRRWPEAHEVVDRIWVTLPPELRHNSLTGRTDERFEDVDCAADGFEGIRAQDVLPVLLDHLHPSLFLPYGNVIDPFVDRIYGHNFDMDNPAHVALIDEIGVLDDNLLDLGLVTGTRLTALFHPTPQPLRVHGNRTPERSVRDTRVVDPAGRVSFRPGGTNGERLVGGAGLVTGRMNGVAHDDWAAPSVEFPLLTTAAVEAVELKTYLPEDATEHGSVTVSVDGVPVAKADVGAGLTEQVLPVRLDAHRQVRLSLDADWSITAGLGGDRRTLAYVLVGLSLR; encoded by the coding sequence ATGAACGGTGGCCGAGGGCCGGGCTACGAGGCGCGGCTGGCCAGGGAGCGCGAAACCTTCGCCGGCCAGGAGGAGATCCACGGCAACCTGCCGCCGTCGGCGCACCGGTGGTCCAACCGGCACGTGCGCCCGAAGCTCGAAGCGCTCGGCGTGCCCGGCCTTGACGAGCTGATCGTCGGGCAGATCGCCGAACGCGCGAAGGCGCTTTCCCGCGACGCCGTCGTGCTGTCGCTGGGCAGCGGCAACGGCGACCAGGAGCTCGGCTGGCTGCGCGGCCTGACCGCCGCCGGCCTGGACAACGTCCGGCTGCGGCTGCTGGAGCTGAACCCCGAGATGCAGGCGCGCGCCGAGGCGTCGGCCCGCGAGCAGGGCGTTGCCGACCGCGTCGAGCTGATCACCGCCGACTTCAACACCTGGCGCGCCGACGCCGAGCACGACGTCGTCGTCGGGTTCCAGGCCCTGCACCACGTGCTGGACCTCGAACACCTCTACGGCCAGATCAAGCACAGCCTGACCGCGGACGGCGTCCTGGTCGTGCACGACATGATCGGCCGCAACGGGCACCGCCGGTGGCCCGAAGCGCACGAGGTCGTCGACCGGATCTGGGTGACTCTGCCGCCCGAACTGCGCCACAACTCGCTGACCGGGCGGACCGACGAGCGGTTCGAGGACGTCGACTGCGCCGCCGACGGGTTCGAGGGCATCCGCGCCCAGGACGTCCTGCCGGTGCTGCTCGACCACCTGCACCCGAGCCTGTTCCTGCCCTACGGCAACGTGATCGACCCGTTCGTCGACCGCATCTACGGCCACAACTTCGACATGGACAACCCCGCGCACGTGGCCCTGATCGACGAGATCGGCGTGCTCGACGACAACCTGCTCGACCTCGGGCTGGTCACCGGCACGCGGCTGACCGCGCTGTTCCACCCCACGCCGCAGCCGCTGCGGGTGCACGGCAACCGGACGCCCGAACGGTCGGTGCGCGACACCCGCGTCGTCGACCCCGCCGGCCGCGTCTCGTTCCGGCCCGGGGGCACCAACGGCGAACGGCTGGTGGGCGGCGCGGGACTCGTGACCGGGCGGATGAACGGCGTCGCGCACGACGACTGGGCGGCGCCGTCGGTCGAGTTCCCGCTGCTCACGACCGCCGCGGTCGAGGCCGTCGAACTCAAGACCTACCTGCCGGAAGACGCCACCGAGCACGGCAGCGTCACGGTGTCCGTGGACGGCGTCCCGGTCGCGAAGGCCGACGTCGGGGCCGGGCTGACCGAGCAGGTGCTGCCGGTCCGGCTGGACGCCCACCGGCAGGTGCGGCTCTCGCTCGACGCGGACTGGTCGATCACCGCCGGCCTGGGCGGCGACCGCCGCACACTGGCGTACGTCCTGGTCGGACTGAGCCTCCGCTAA
- a CDS encoding alginate O-acetyltransferase AlgX-related protein, with the protein MPTPPLLPRTPESFLPKEHNLYRPRHSKRQRTALACAAFFFVTPLFLSAVGVRPAAFENRPLRDFPSLSDGFGFFTGLSGWATDHLPLRQAGVQAADAVGTGVFGDPPGSGQGTSHDGGTVGVDQGHPNTGDVPGYVYPTVLPGKDGWLYLGEDVNARCRPVMDTDHVVAALRKLRGVVERSGRKFELVIAPDKYSEEPSHLPDTYVGKPCAQARTAEFWNRVPRETGAIDLRPALADAEKRVGHSLYDRNDTHWSFDGGLVMTYALGAAIQPGSTANWQAAPTGVRPWPADLARVLGKNEQRSLTTYSLATDGGADRTRYIASDFKTPLHLSQPDGAKPKGSIAPNTAVVADSFTQFASPFLAATCQDVTIVHAETVAQSSAQEMAGLFADRDIVTFELVERSVIGGSSALLRDQTIDLLGQVLAAHPR; encoded by the coding sequence TTGCCCACGCCGCCACTGCTGCCCAGGACCCCGGAGTCGTTCCTGCCCAAGGAGCACAACCTCTACCGGCCCCGGCACAGCAAGCGCCAGCGCACCGCGCTGGCCTGCGCGGCCTTCTTCTTCGTCACGCCGCTGTTCCTCTCCGCGGTCGGCGTGCGGCCGGCCGCGTTCGAGAACCGGCCGCTGCGCGACTTCCCGAGCCTGTCCGACGGCTTCGGGTTCTTCACCGGCCTGTCCGGCTGGGCGACCGACCACCTGCCGCTGCGCCAGGCCGGCGTCCAGGCCGCCGACGCCGTCGGCACCGGCGTCTTCGGCGACCCGCCCGGGTCCGGCCAGGGCACCAGCCACGACGGCGGCACCGTCGGCGTCGACCAGGGGCACCCGAACACCGGCGACGTCCCGGGGTACGTCTACCCGACCGTGCTCCCGGGCAAGGACGGCTGGCTGTACCTCGGCGAGGACGTCAACGCGCGGTGCCGCCCGGTGATGGACACCGACCACGTCGTCGCCGCCCTGCGGAAGCTGCGGGGCGTGGTCGAGCGGTCCGGGCGGAAGTTCGAGCTGGTCATCGCGCCGGACAAGTACAGCGAAGAGCCGTCGCACCTGCCCGACACCTACGTCGGCAAGCCGTGCGCGCAGGCGCGGACCGCCGAGTTCTGGAACCGGGTGCCGCGCGAGACCGGCGCGATCGACCTGCGGCCCGCGCTCGCCGACGCCGAGAAGCGGGTCGGGCATTCGCTGTACGACCGCAACGACACGCACTGGTCGTTCGACGGCGGCCTGGTCATGACGTACGCGCTGGGCGCGGCCATCCAGCCCGGCAGCACGGCGAACTGGCAGGCGGCGCCGACCGGCGTCCGGCCGTGGCCCGCCGACCTGGCCCGGGTGCTCGGCAAGAACGAGCAGCGCTCGCTGACGACGTACAGCCTCGCCACCGACGGCGGCGCCGACCGGACCCGCTACATCGCGAGCGACTTCAAGACGCCGCTGCACCTGAGCCAGCCGGACGGCGCCAAGCCGAAGGGTTCGATAGCTCCGAACACGGCGGTCGTCGCCGACTCGTTCACCCAGTTCGCCAGCCCGTTCCTGGCCGCGACCTGCCAGGACGTCACCATCGTGCACGCCGAAACGGTCGCGCAGAGCAGCGCGCAGGAGATGGCCGGCCTGTTCGCCGACCGCGACATCGTGACCTTCGAACTGGTCGAACGGAGCGTCATCGGCGGGTCGTCCGCGCTGCTGCGCGACCAGACGATCGACCTGCTCGGTCAGGTGCTCGCCGCCCACCCTCGCTGA